A segment of the Streptomyces sp. P9-A2 genome:
TCGCCCACTCCCACGTCGATGCTGAGCTTCACGGTCATGCCCTCGGGCACGATCACATGGATGCGGCCCACGCCGACGTTCGCCCGCGTCGACACGGTCTCTCCCTCGGGTATCCGTGCCTCGGACAGATCCAGGGTGCCGGTGCCGGTGCCCAAGTCGTAGACCGGGCGTATCTGGGCGGCCGAGGCGGGCTCCCAGGTGGTGCGCATCCACTCGGTGCCGATGTCCTTGGGCACGGCCGACGAGGCGGCGAGCAGCCCCGCGGTGATGACCGCCAGGAGGATCGACCCTGCTCCGGTGCGGCCCAGGAAAGCACTGACCGCCAGGCCGATGCCGAAGATGGCGAGCGCACACGCGAGACCGGTCTGCAGGCTGGTGCCGAGTGGCTGCGTCTCCCAGGTCAGTCCTGCGCCCAGGCCGGCCGCGAGCAGGGCGAGCAGGAAGATCCAGCCGCCGATCCAGCGGGGGCCGCGCGGCTTCGCCGCCAGGTGCCGGGTGGACGAGTCGTGGCGGGCGGAGGAGTGGGGGTCGAGTCTGACGTTGATCGCGGAAGCGATGTCCGGGGCCCGGGAGCCCTGGGGTCCCCACAGATAGCCCGTGCCGCCGATGTGCGTACCGTCCTTGACGATGGGGTCGCGCCACCACGAGGAGAAGGCGGCGGGAACCGGCGGTGCCTGGGGCTCCGGCGGGGCGTCGGCGGCGGCCTGGGCGGCGAGGGGGTCAGGGCTGGGGGTACCGCGCTGCCGCGACCAGTACCCGGCACCGGCGAGCAGCAGGGAGAGCATCACGGCGAAGCTCAGCACCCCGCCGTTGTTCAGCATGGTGAGGAAGACACCGCAGCCGACCAGCGCGAAGAGTATGGCTGCCAGCGTGTGGCCGTCGACCCGGCCGGTCAGCAGCCTGCGGATCTCATTCTCCTCTTCGCCCTCGTACGGGACGAGGAGCCAGGCGAAGCCGTAGAAGATGAGGCCGACGCCACCGGTGGCGGAGAGCACCGCCAGCGTGATGCGGAAGATCACCGGGTCCATGTCGCACTGCCGACCGAGCCCGGAGCACACTCCGCCGAGCATCTGGTGCCGGCGGTCGCGCCGGAAACGGTGCGGCGGCTCGGGCACGGGCGCCTCACCGGGAGGGCGCGGAGCTCCGGCGGAGGCGGTCTCCCCGGCAGACGTACCGCCTGTCGCGCCCGAGGCGGACGCGCCCTCCCGCGGCCCGGCGCCCTCGGAAGGGCGCGGGCCGGAGCCGGGCCCCGGACCCGTCGCGGCGTGCTGGTGATCTGTCATGAGTCCATGGTGACGGGCGAGCCGCCGGGACGGCAGTCGGGACGACCCTGGCCGGACCCTGATATCGGCCCTGAGAGGCGGCCGGGGAGCGTTCGAGGGGCCGGACCCCCGGAGATCAGGGGAGTCTCCGGGACCGACCCTGATGCCTCGGAACCAGGGGCCGTGTGACCATCATTGGCATGTCGGAAGCCGCAGCAGCGCCACTCGCAGAGCCGCGGCCGCCGCGCAAGCTCTACCGCAGCAGTGACGGACGCTGGCTCGGTGGTGTGGCGCGGGGGCTCGCCGGACACCTCGGGCTGCCCGTGATCTGGGTACGGCTCGTCTTCGTCGGCCTGTTCATGGCCGACGGCCTGGGCACACTGCTGTACGCCGCCTTCTGGTTCTTCGTACCGCTCGGGGTCGGCGGAGTGGACGCACAGAAGCCGCCCACGCCGGTCGCGACCGAGAGCTCGCCGGACGGCCGGCGCAGACTCGTCACCCGCAGACCGGACAAGGGCCAGATCGTCGCCCTGCTCCTCATGGTCGTCGTGGCCATGGTCTTCGTCGGCAATGTGAACCTGTCCAACGGTGCCAGGGCCTACCTCTGGCCGACCGTGCTCGTCGGCGCGGGCGTCGCCCTGGTCTGGCGGCAGGCGGACAACGCGCGCCGGGCCCGCTGGGTCGAGGTCGGCAGCCGCCGCCGCACGATCACCCTGCTGCGGGCCGGCGCCGGCGTACTGCTGGTGACGGCCGGTGTGTCGGGCATTTTCGTCCTGCGGGGCTCCGGCGCCCACCTCGCGTCGGTGCTCCAGGCGGCCCTCGCGGTCCTCGTCGGGATCACGCTCCTCGCCGGTCCCTACCTCGTGCGCATGACCCAGGACCTCTCCGAGGAACGGCTGATGCGCATCCGTGCCCAGGAGCGTGCCGAGGTCGCCGCCCACGTCCACGACTCGGTGCTGCACACTCTCACCCTGATCCAGCGCAACGCCGACAGTCCGGGCGAGGTGCGCCGGCTCGCCCGCGCCCAGGAGCGCGACCTGCGCACCTGGCTCTACAAGCCCGAGGGCACCGGCAAGGACGAGGCCGACGAGCCCACCACCCTCGCCGACGCCATACGGCGCAATGCCGCGGAGGTGGAGGACAAGCACGGTGTCCCCATCGAGGTCGTCGTCGTCGGCGACTGCCCGCTCGACGAGAAGACCGGCCCGCAGATGCAGGCCGCGCGCGAGGCGATGGTGAACGCGGCCAAGTACGGTGGCGAGGGGGGTGCTGTACAGGTCTACGCCGAAGTCGAGGGAAGGACGGTCTTCGTGTCCGTCCGGGACCGCGGCCCCGGTTTCGACCTCGACTCGATACCCGCCGACCGCATGGGTGTCAGAGAATCGATCATCGGCCGCATGGAGCGCAACGGCGGCACGGCGCGGCTGCGCGCGGTGCCGGACGGCGGCACGGAGGTCGAGCTGGAGATGGAAAGGGCGGAGAACACGTCATGAGCGAGCCGAACGAGCCGACCGAGCCGAACGGAACGGCGGGACCGGCCGGCCAGGCCGCCGAGTCCGCGCAGTCCACCGGGGGCGCCGGACGCCATGTGCGGGTCGTCCTCGTCGACGACCACCGCATGTTCCGCACGGGCGTCCAGGCCGAGATCGGACAGACCGAACAGACCGGCGTCGAGGTGGTCGGCGAGGCCGCGGACGTCGACCAGGCGGTCACGGTCATCACCGCGACCCGGCCCGAAGTCGTCCTCCTCGACGTGCACCTGCCCGGTGGCGGCGGCGTGGAAGTACTCAGGCGCTGCGCCCCGTTGATGGGCGACACCGAGCGGCCGGTCCGTTTCCTCGCACTGTCCGTCTCGGACGCGGCGGAGGACGTGATCGGCGTGATCAGGGGCGGCGCCCGCGGATACGTGACCAAGACGATCACCGGGATCGACCTGGTCGACTCGGTCTTCCGGGTCCAGGAGGGCGACGCCGTCTTCTCCCCCCGCCTGGCCGGCTTCGTTCTCGACGCCTTCGCCTCGACCGACGCCCCGCCGCTCGACGAGGACCTCGACCGCCTCACCCAGCGCGAGCGCGAGGTGCTGCGGCTCATCGCCCGGGGATACGCGTACAAGGAGATCGCCAAGCAGCTCTTCATCTCGGTGAAGACGGTCGAGTCCCATGTCTCGGCGGTGCTGCGCAAGCTCCAGCTTTCCAACCGCCACGAACTGACCCGCTGGGCAACGGCCCGCCGTCTGGTGTGACCAGCTGCTGGGCGAGTAGGCGCTCATTTCATCAGGGCGGACCCGCCGGGAGGAGGGGCTGCATGCTGCTGCGTTTCCGTACGGTGAACGTACGGTCACTGCGCGACGAGCAGGAGCTGTCCTTCGTCGTATCGCCGGACGAGGAGTCCGACGCGGCGCGGACCGTCCAACTGTCCGACGGCAAGCGGATGGGGATCTACCCGGTCGTCGGGCTCTTCGGGCCCGACGCCTCGGGGAAGTCCGATGTCATCACCGCGTTGTTGCTCGCAGGGGCTGTGAGTTACGGATGAGCGGAGACGGTGAGTTCGAACCACACCGTCTTGCCGATTCCGCACTCCCTTCTCGCCGCACCCCAGTCGTCCGACAGCTTCGCCACCAGTTCCAGGCCCCGGCCGGATTCGTCGTCCAGGGCTGCCCTTGTCGGTGTCGGCAGTGTGCTGTTCGCGTCGGTCACCGTGATGCGGAGGCGGTTGTCCGTGAGTTCGCAGCGGGCCCGGATCTCACGGCCGACCGGAGCCTTCGCGTGACGGTAGGCGTTGGTCATCAGTTCACCTGGTACAAGTCCAGTTATAGCGACAGTCAGGGAGGTGCCTGCGTCGAAGTCGCCCCCTGCCCCCACACCGTCCACGTCCGGGACTCGAAGCTCGGGTCCCGGAGTCCTCGGTTCGCCGTCGCAGGAGGTGCCTGGACCGTGTTCGTCGCGTATGCCCGTACCGAAGCTTGAGCTTCGAGGGGCGAGCCTCGGGATCCGAGCAGCGGCGGCACCCGGAGGAACGTCGTACGGGAGGCTCCGTCGGTCACTCTGCCTCGCGCCGCCGCCCTCGTCCGCGAAGCCGTCCTCGCTGCCCGCGACCGTCGGCAACCGGCCACATCCTGTCCGGAGCCGGTGCCGCACCCGTAAGGAACCGGCCTTCGAGCTGCCTGAAAGTGGCTCCCGGTCCCAGACCGCCCTCAGGCCACCCGGGCGGCTCCCGCGAAGGGCATTTCGGTGAGCGGGGCGATGCGGACCGAGGAGCCGGAGTTCGGGGCGTGGATCATCTGCCCGTTGCCGATGTAGAGGCCGACGTGGGTGATGCCGGAGTAGAAGAAGACCAGGTCGCCGGGGCGGAGTTCGGACCGTTCGACGCGGCGGCCGGCGTTGATCTGGGCGTAGGTCGTGCGGGGCAGGGACACGCCCGCCGAGCGGTACGCGGCCTGGACGAGGCCCGAGCAGTCGAAGGTGTTCGGGCCGGTGGCGCCCCAGACGTAGGGGCTGCCGAGCTTCTGGTAGGCGTAGGAGACGGCGTCGGCGGATCGAGGGCCGGGTGCCTGGGCGGTGACGGAACCGGGCGCGGAACCGGGCGCGGAGGTGGGGGTGGCGGGGCCGGTGCGGTCCGTTCCGCCGTCGGTGAGTTCCGTGCGCTGCTCGGGTGTCAGCCGGGACAGCAGACGGCGTGCGGCGTCCAGCTTGCCGGTGACTGTCTTCTTGTGCCGTTTCAGCTCTGCCTGGCGGGAGGACAGTGAGGTGAGTTCGAGGCGGGCGGCACCGCGTAGTTGCTCGATCTCGCGGAGTTGCCCGCGTACGCGTCCCACCGCCGCGTTCTGGCGGCTGCCCGCCCGTTCGGCGAACGCGGCGCCGTCCAGGTAGCCGTCGGGGTCGTCGGAGAGGACGAGCTGCAGGGCGGGGTCGAGGCCGCCACTGCGGTACTGGGCCGCCGCGACCGTTCCCAGCGCCGTCCGTGCGGAGTTGAGCCGGTCCTCCTCGCGGGCGGCCTCGTCCTGCAGGTCGTGCAGCCGCTGCCGGGCCGACTCCGCCTTCTCCTTCGCACCGTTGTACTTCTCGGTGGCGGCCTCCGCCTCCTGGAACAGCTTGTCGGCCTCGGCCTTGACCTGTCCCGGTGCCGGCTGGGGCTCGGCGTGCCCCGTCCCGTCGAATCCGGTCGCGGTGGCCGCGCCGGCCAGGGCGAGAGTGACGGCCCTGCGGGTCCTGCCGCCGCCCAGCAGGAACTGTCTGGGCTTGCGGTGTGCTGCCACGTGGACTCCACGTCCTTTCCCGACGACCGCCCGGTCCGTGTGCACGGCCGGCCGGAGGCTCGGCCGCCGCGCCTTCCGGGCGATGGTGTCCGGCTGCCGCCCCTGGTCCGGGCAGCGGTGGGGAGCCGGTCACCTGGTGGAGGACGCTATTCCGGGTCCGGACGACCCGGTGACGGGTTGATCGGAAATGACAGGAGCGGATCGTTGAGTGAATGCGGGAGACCGAAGGCGCAGGGCACGGCCGTCGCCTTCCGTCAGCGCGATGATCAAAGCGCTGAATGAGGGGCGGGGCGGTGGGCCTGGGTGCTATGCGGCGCGCCGGGCCATGAGGCCGACGGGGCAGGGTGGTGTCGGCTGGGGGACGGGGGCCTCGTTAGGCTCCGGCTCATGGACGTACTCATCCACCTCTTCGTCGGCCTGCACATCATCGGCATCGCGTCGCTCCTCGGTGGCTTCCTCACCCAGATGAAGGCGATGGGGCAGGGCACCGCACGCTTCGTCCCCGCGATGCTGCACGGTGCGCTGACGATGCTGGTCACCGGTGTGGTCCTGGTCGGGCTGAACCAGGCGCAGGACTATTCCGTCGACAACATCAAGATCGGTGTCAAGCTGGCCCTGCTGATCGTGATCCTCGGCCTGGTCTACGTGAAGCGGGACGACGAGAAGGTGGACAAGGGCCTGTTCGGCCTCGTCGGCCTGTTGACCACGGCGAACATCTTCATCGCCGTGCTGTGGACCTGACGGGTTCCCGCACGGGTCCGGACGTGATCGCGGCTCGCGCCGAGGCCACCGCCCCGACGGCGACCACCAGCCAGACGGCCACCGCGACCCACAACAGCACACGCCCCAGGCCCTCGAGCCACGGGACGCCGACGGCGGTGGACGCGCCCAGCGTCGCCGCCGCCGTCATGCCCAGGGGGAACACGGTCGCCCAGCGCCGCGTGTCGTACCGCGGCCGCGGCCGGACGGCCTCACCGACCAGCAGTACGCCGTACCAGGCCAGGTCGAGCACCAGCAGGTCGACGGTCATCACGCGCAGGACACCGAGGTCGTCGTCGTTCCACAGATGCAGCCGGGCGCTGTCGGCGACGAGCAGCTCCGCCCCGGCGAGCGCCGAGATGGCAATCGCACCGCCCGCGACCCAGTGGTCCCCGGCCCCCTCGGTCACCTGCCGCAGGTCGAAGCGGAACAGGGCGATGGCGTAGAGCACCAGCCCGGACCAGAACAGCACCAGCGCCACCCGCGCGAGCCAGGTCGCCGACTCGGCCGCGGCGAGCGTCGCGGCCAGGACGGCGAGCCCCTGCGTGGCCACACAGCACAGGAACACCGATCCGGGCATGCGAGGCTGCCGGCGTCGTACGACCAGTACGAGCAGCGCAGGCCAGAGCACCGCGGCCGGCGCGAGCAGCGCCCCGGCGAGCGCGTCGTGGCCCAGCGCGGACACCTGTGCGCCGAGCACGGTCGTCGCGGCGACCGCGGTGAGCGTGGTGAGCGCACCGGGTGTCTCCGCCTCCGGGATCCATCGCTCGCGTTCCCGCAGCAGCCGTAGGACGAACTCCGCCGCCAGCCCCAGCCAGGCGGCGCAGGCGAGCACGAGGAAGATCCGCGAGAGGATCTCCCGCCCCGCCAGATGCAGGGCCGTCGACACGATGCCGGTCGCCATCACGGCGGCACCGGCCGCCGGGGAACGCTGCGCCCACCAGGCGCGGAAGGGGTAGGCGGGAGGGGTGGGCATGGGCCGATGCCAGAAGAGCCTGCCGTGCCGGAAGGGGCGCCGCGCGGTGACCGTCCGGGCACTGAACATATGGCGTCAACCGTGCCTTACGGACCGAATTCAGGGCCTTTTCGCCTCCGGTGGCGCGAGAGCCGGACAGGCGAGAGACCGTTGGGCCGGAGACGACCGGCTTGAACACGGCCTGCTCGGCCCGCAGCAGCGCAGCCTCGGCCGGCGAGTTCGTGCACGGTGAGTGGGGAGATGCCGAGGGAGGGAGATGCCGAGGGAGGGAGAGACGCCGAGGGTTCCGGCGGGGTGCGGTGTTCGGATCTGCCGTGCTGGGATTCAGGACCTCGAAAGCCTCCTCCTCGCGGGTCCGAGAGGGTTTTTTGCTCACCTGGTCGACTGTCGGACAGTATTCTTCCATAAGCGTGAGGTCAGGTATGCGTCAGCGCTGCCTGGAAGAGGCTCGCCAATACGCGAGTGCGTGAGAACCCCGTGTCGAACCAGCTGCCGAGGAAGAGAGTCAAGAGTCAGATGCGCATCAATGAACAGAGCGCTGATCGCAAGCCGCCCGGCCGCGCCCCGGCCACACCCCAGACACCCGGTGTCGTCCCTGCGGGCCTTCTCGCTCTCCAGAGCACTGCGGGAAATGCGGCCGTCGTGCAAATGCTCCGCCAGGCCGGCCATACCCGGGCCCCGGCGGAGCAGCACCAGCACGGAGCGGGCTGCGGTCATCAGCAACAGCCCGCCGTGCAGCGTTCCGCGGTCCACGATGTCCTGCGCGCCGGGGGCCGGCCCCTCGACACCACGACCCGTACCGACATGGAAACCCGGCTCGGAGCCGACTTCTCCGATGTCCGTATCCATAACGACAGCGCCGCGAAGGCTTCAGCCGCCGAAGTCGGCGCCCGCGCCTACACGTCCGGCAGTCACATCGTCATCGGCGAGGGCGGCGCGGACAAGCACACCCTCGCCCACGAATTGACCCATGTTGTTCAGCAGCGCGAGGGACCTGTCGCAGGAGTCGACAACGGGGCGGGGTTGCGCGTGTCGGATCCCTCGGACCGATTCGAACGTGAAGCCGAGGCCACCGCGCGGCGGGTGATGTCGGGCCCGGCCGTTACCCGACTGGATGTTCAAGGCGCGACGGAGCGTCAGGCACCTGTCGGTGCGCAGGTCGTGCAGCGGGCGCCCGACGTCCAGGATTTCCTGAAGGACGACCACTGGGCAAAGCGGGCGGCCGGACTTCCGAAGCAAAATCCGCGTCCGACGTCGAAACCGCGCTTGCTGAAGGAGGTTCTCGCGGAGACCGGGCCCGCGCTCCTGGATAAACTGAGGAAAAAGTATACGAACACGACCGCCAAGCAGCGCGCAGCCATGGGTCAGTTGGAAATTTTCAGGACCATGGAGATCGATGAATGCGAGGCGATAATGCACTGGTGGAACAGTGATCATCAGCGCAACACGGCCGACTGGATGAAAAAGAACAGGGATGATCCGGAAGGTATCGCCGCCCGATTCAAGGAAGAAGCCTCCATGGAGGAGCCAATGATTGGCGTCATCCCGGTGAAGAACCATCTTGGTGATGAGGGGCAGGCCCGCACCTATATCGATGACAGGCGCCCGGGAGAGCAAGCGCTGATGAAGTTCACATTGAAGCCCGGAGTGCATGAAATTCTTTTCGACTCGGAGCACATGGCGGTTTCGGGAGAAAGTAATAATCGCACCCCCCAGAGCCTCAGAAATATTGCCGGGGCGAAGGGCGGTTCCATGCCCGAGGCTTCTACTGGTGAGGGCGTACTGGGCGGGCATATCGGACTGAAGCAGGAGAAAAAGGGGGATTTCAGTTTGAGTGTGGGTGACAGTGACGCCTCTCGGCTGCTGTTTCAGCAGTTCCTCACGAAGGTTGAGATCGTCCCGGCCTGATGGCCTGATGGCCTGATGGCCTGATGGCCTGATGGCCTGACGGCCTCACGGAGGGCGTAGCTGTGACGTTCCTCCGGTCTGCCGGGTGATGGACAACCGCGCTGGCGCCCGCCGGCGGAATCCGGGCGGGCTTCAGACGGCTTTTTGGGTAATCGGTGGCTCGCCCGACGTGGTGTATCGCTGGGCCGAGCTGGGCCGCCGCTTCCTGCCCCGCGGAAGTCCCGGACCGGCCGCCCGGCTGCCGCCTCTTCACCGACCAGTAGGCCTCACGAGGTGTCCGCGAAGACTCCTGCGGCCCGGCGGCAGCGGACCTCGGCAGCTCCGGCCCGGTCATCGGTTCTCGAACCGGGCGGTCTCGCACCGTCACGCCCGATGTGCGTAACCGGAGGGACGCACAAGGTGATTCCGGCCGAGGTTGTCCAGCGCCCCCGCCATGCCATGCACCCGTGGGGCACCCGTGGGGCGCACGAATGCCCTGAGCGGCGGCGGCGGGGGGCGCTCGGCGAAGCGGTTCTCGTCGGTCTGTCGCAAGTGGCGAGTCGACGACGGATCGCTGAGAGTCCGACAGGTCCGAAGTGGTCCCTCGCGGGGATCAGGCCGGGCGGACCACGCTGTGGATCGACGAGTCGCCGTCGTAGAAGATCGACTCCTCGCGGACGTAGGTGCCGGGCTTCGGCGCGTGGATCATCATGCCGTTGCCGATGTAGACGCCCACATGAGTGATGTCGTCGTAGAAGAAGACGAGGTCACCGGGCTGGGCCTGGGACACAGTGACCGTGGTGCCTGCCTCGACCTGGTCGTAGGTGGTGCGGGGGAGGGAGACACCGGCGGCCTTCCACGCGCCCTGGGTCAGGCCCGAGCAGTCGTAGGAGCCGGGACCGGTGGCGCCCCAGACGTAGGGCTTGCCGATCTGCGCGCGGGCGAAGGCGAGGGCCTTCTCGGCCTTGGTCGCGTACGAGGAGCCCGTCGAGGCCGGCGGTGCGGTCGACGTGGAACCCGAGGAGCCGGAAGCGCCCGAGGAGCCGGAAGTGCCGGAGGGATCGGAAGTGCCGGAGGGGCCGCTCTCCGCCTGCTGCTGTTGCCGTGCCTCCTCCTCGACCTCCTGTCGCTCCGCCTGCTGCTGGGCGAGCTCGGCAGCCTTGCGGGCGGCTTCTTCCCGCTTCTTCTGCTCGGCCGCCGCGAGCCGCGCCTTCTCCTCGGCGGTCAGTTTCGACATCAGCTCACGCGCGGTGCTGAGCTTCTTCTGGACCGTGGCCTTGGCGGTCTTCAGGTCGTCCTGCGACTCGGTGAGCGTCGTGAGGCTCTCGGTGGCCTCCTTGCGCTTCTCCATCGTCTCGGACTGCTGGGTGACGTAGTCGTCGACCGCCGCCTTCTGGCGGCCGGTCATCCGGTCCATCAGCTGGTTCCGGTCGAAGAAGTCCTGCGGGGAGTCCGCGAGCAGGAAGGTCGCCGTGTCGGGGACGCCGGCACCGGTCCGGTACTGGGCGGCGGCGAAGGAACCCAGCTCCTCCCGTGCCTCGTTGAGCGTCTGGGTGCGCTTGGCCACGTCGTCGAGGAGGGCGTCGGCGCGCTTGCGCTGCTTCGAGGTCTTCTCCTTGACCGCGTTGTACTTCTCGGTCGCCGACTCCGCCTGGCGGTACAGGTCGTCGACCTTCTTCTCCACCTCCTCCAGGCTCGGCCGGTCGTCGTCCGAGGGGGCGGCGTCGGCCGTCTGGGAGAGGAGGGCCACGGAGGTGAGGGCCGCCGTGGCGAGAGCGGGGGTCCGTATGCCGGTCACGCGCGTACCCGGGGTGCGCGAATTGCGGTGCGACGCCAAGGGAGGCGACTCCTTCCAACGTTCTGCCGCGGGGGAGCGGCGAGGGCTCCCCCGCCGTCCTGGCTCCAGGGGATTCGGGAGGGGTGCGGGCGGGTAGGCCGGAAGGGCCGTCCTACGGCTGCTCCGGGGAAGGAGCGGGCCGATTCACCCCGGGTTCCCGGTGGGTTCCCGGCTCCGGCTGCCGCGGCGGCAGTGACGGACTCGGCGGAAGCCGCTCGCCCGGCGGGGTTCGCCGGTGGGGATCGCACGGCCCGCCCGAACCGTAGCCAACTCATGTGCCTCATGTGAAGGTTGATGGGTGATATGCCCGATACGTTTTCGTGACCTTCTTCGTCACGTCACCCAGGGTGAGCGCGTGATTCTTGAGGGTGGACGCACGTCCGGTCACCGGACGCGGGGCGGTGGCGAGCGCCGGAATACGGGGATGTTCCCGGGGTGGCCGCAGGTTGTCAGTGGGGCGCCCTAGACTCGGAGGGCGATGAGCAGCCTCTTTGACGACAGCTTCCTGGCGGACCTCCAGGGCCGGCGCGGCCCCGCGGACGAACCCCCGCCGCCACCCGAGGACGATCATGTGCCGGAGCAGGTTCCGGACGATCTGTTCGGCGGGAAGTTCGACGTGTCACCGGACCGGGACACCCACTACCGCGACGGCGCCCCGCGCCCGGTGCTGGACCCCGCGGCCCTCCTGGAAGGGCTGAACGACAACCAGCGCGCCGCCGTCGCGCACTCCGGCTCCCCGCTGCTCATCGTGGCCGGCGCCGGCTCCGGAAAGACCCGCGTCCTCACGCACCGCATCGCGTACCTGCTCGCCGCGCGGAGTGTCCACCCGGGCCAGATCCTGGCGATCACCTTCACCAACAAGGCCGCCGGCGAGATGAGGGAGCGCGTCGAGCAGCTCGTCGGCCCGCGCGCGGGCGCGATGTGGGTGATGACGTTCCACAGTGCCTGTGTGCGCATCCTGCGCCGCGAGAGCAAGAAGCTCGGTTTCACGTCGTCGTTCTCCATCTACGACGCCGCCGACTCCAAGCGCCTGATGGCCCTGGTCTGCCGTGACCTGGACCTCGACCCGAAGCGCTACCCGCCCAAGTCCTTCAGTGCCAAGATCAGCAATCTCAAGAACGAGCTGATCGACGAGGAGGACTTCGCCGCACAGGCGGGCGACGGCTTCGAGAAGACCCTCGCCCAGGCCTACGCGCTCTACCAGTCGCGGCTGCGCGAGGCCAACGCGCTCGACTTCGACGACCTGATCATGACCACGGTCAACCTGCTCCGGGCCTTCCCGGACGTCGCCGAGCACTACCGCCGCCGTTTCCGGCACGTCCTCGTGGACGAGTACCAGGACACCAACCACGCCCAGTACGCCCTCGTGCGCGAACTCGTCGGCCCCGGAGAACACCCCGCCGAGCGCCCCGGCGAGCACCCCGGCGACGTGCCGCCGGGCGCGGACCACCTGCCGCCCGCCGAACTGTGCGTGGTGGGCGACGCCGACCAGTCGATCTACGCCTTCCGCGGCGCGACCATCCGCAACATCCTCCAGTTCGAGGAGAACTACCCCAACGCGACGACGATCCTGCTGGAACAGAACTACCGCTCCACGCAGACGATCCTGAGCGCCGCCAACGCCGTCATCGAGCGCAACGAGTCCCGCCGCCCCAAGAACCTGTGGACCAACGCGGGCACCGGCGCGCAGATCACCGGATACGTCGCCGACACCGAGCACGACGAGGCCCAGTTCGTCTCCGACGAGATAGACCGGCTCACGGACGCGGGCAAGGCCAAGGCCGGCGACGTCGCCGTCTTCTACCGCACCAACGCACAGTCCCGTGTCTTCGAAGAGGTCTTCATCCGGGTCGGCCTGCCCTACAAGGTGGTCGGCGGCGTCCGCTTCTACGAGCGCAAGGAGGTCCGGGACGTCCTGGCCTACCTGCGGGTGCTCGCCAACCCCGAGGACTCGGTGCCGCTGCGCCGCATTCTCAACGTCCCCAAGCGGGGCATCGGTGACCGCGCGGAGGCCATGATCGACGCCCTCTCCCAGCGGGAGAAGATCAGTTTCCCCCAGGCGTTGAAGCGCGTCGACGAGGCGTACGGCATGGCCGCGCGCTCCACGAACGCGGTCAAGCGGTTCAACACGCTGATGGAGGACCTCCGTACGATCGTCGAGTCCGGCGCGGGCCCGGCGACCGTCCTGGAGG
Coding sequences within it:
- a CDS encoding DUF397 domain-containing protein, producing MTVGVGHQFTWYKSSYSDSQGGACVEVAPCPHTVHVRDSKLGSRSPRFAVAGGAWTVFVAYARTEA
- a CDS encoding ATP-binding protein — its product is MSEAAAAPLAEPRPPRKLYRSSDGRWLGGVARGLAGHLGLPVIWVRLVFVGLFMADGLGTLLYAAFWFFVPLGVGGVDAQKPPTPVATESSPDGRRRLVTRRPDKGQIVALLLMVVVAMVFVGNVNLSNGARAYLWPTVLVGAGVALVWRQADNARRARWVEVGSRRRTITLLRAGAGVLLVTAGVSGIFVLRGSGAHLASVLQAALAVLVGITLLAGPYLVRMTQDLSEERLMRIRAQERAEVAAHVHDSVLHTLTLIQRNADSPGEVRRLARAQERDLRTWLYKPEGTGKDEADEPTTLADAIRRNAAEVEDKHGVPIEVVVVGDCPLDEKTGPQMQAAREAMVNAAKYGGEGGAVQVYAEVEGRTVFVSVRDRGPGFDLDSIPADRMGVRESIIGRMERNGGTARLRAVPDGGTEVELEMERAENTS
- a CDS encoding eCIS core domain-containing protein, encoding MRINEQSADRKPPGRAPATPQTPGVVPAGLLALQSTAGNAAVVQMLRQAGHTRAPAEQHQHGAGCGHQQQPAVQRSAVHDVLRAGGRPLDTTTRTDMETRLGADFSDVRIHNDSAAKASAAEVGARAYTSGSHIVIGEGGADKHTLAHELTHVVQQREGPVAGVDNGAGLRVSDPSDRFEREAEATARRVMSGPAVTRLDVQGATERQAPVGAQVVQRAPDVQDFLKDDHWAKRAAGLPKQNPRPTSKPRLLKEVLAETGPALLDKLRKKYTNTTAKQRAAMGQLEIFRTMEIDECEAIMHWWNSDHQRNTADWMKKNRDDPEGIAARFKEEASMEEPMIGVIPVKNHLGDEGQARTYIDDRRPGEQALMKFTLKPGVHEILFDSEHMAVSGESNNRTPQSLRNIAGAKGGSMPEASTGEGVLGGHIGLKQEKKGDFSLSVGDSDASRLLFQQFLTKVEIVPA
- a CDS encoding tellurite resistance/C4-dicarboxylate transporter family protein yields the protein MPTPPAYPFRAWWAQRSPAAGAAVMATGIVSTALHLAGREILSRIFLVLACAAWLGLAAEFVLRLLRERERWIPEAETPGALTTLTAVAATTVLGAQVSALGHDALAGALLAPAAVLWPALLVLVVRRRQPRMPGSVFLCCVATQGLAVLAATLAAAESATWLARVALVLFWSGLVLYAIALFRFDLRQVTEGAGDHWVAGGAIAISALAGAELLVADSARLHLWNDDDLGVLRVMTVDLLVLDLAWYGVLLVGEAVRPRPRYDTRRWATVFPLGMTAAATLGASTAVGVPWLEGLGRVLLWVAVAVWLVVAVGAVASARAAITSGPVREPVRSTARR
- a CDS encoding response regulator transcription factor yields the protein MSEPNEPTEPNGTAGPAGQAAESAQSTGGAGRHVRVVLVDDHRMFRTGVQAEIGQTEQTGVEVVGEAADVDQAVTVITATRPEVVLLDVHLPGGGGVEVLRRCAPLMGDTERPVRFLALSVSDAAEDVIGVIRGGARGYVTKTITGIDLVDSVFRVQEGDAVFSPRLAGFVLDAFASTDAPPLDEDLDRLTQREREVLRLIARGYAYKEIAKQLFISVKTVESHVSAVLRKLQLSNRHELTRWATARRLV
- a CDS encoding C40 family peptidase; translation: MAAHRKPRQFLLGGGRTRRAVTLALAGAATATGFDGTGHAEPQPAPGQVKAEADKLFQEAEAATEKYNGAKEKAESARQRLHDLQDEAAREEDRLNSARTALGTVAAAQYRSGGLDPALQLVLSDDPDGYLDGAAFAERAGSRQNAAVGRVRGQLREIEQLRGAARLELTSLSSRQAELKRHKKTVTGKLDAARRLLSRLTPEQRTELTDGGTDRTGPATPTSAPGSAPGSVTAQAPGPRSADAVSYAYQKLGSPYVWGATGPNTFDCSGLVQAAYRSAGVSLPRTTYAQINAGRRVERSELRPGDLVFFYSGITHVGLYIGNGQMIHAPNSGSSVRIAPLTEMPFAGAARVA
- a CDS encoding ATP-binding protein; amino-acid sequence: MTNAYRHAKAPVGREIRARCELTDNRLRITVTDANSTLPTPTRAALDDESGRGLELVAKLSDDWGAARRECGIGKTVWFELTVSAHP
- a CDS encoding PspC domain-containing protein yields the protein MTDHQHAATGPGPGSGPRPSEGAGPREGASASGATGGTSAGETASAGAPRPPGEAPVPEPPHRFRRDRRHQMLGGVCSGLGRQCDMDPVIFRITLAVLSATGGVGLIFYGFAWLLVPYEGEEENEIRRLLTGRVDGHTLAAILFALVGCGVFLTMLNNGGVLSFAVMLSLLLAGAGYWSRQRGTPSPDPLAAQAAADAPPEPQAPPVPAAFSSWWRDPIVKDGTHIGGTGYLWGPQGSRAPDIASAINVRLDPHSSARHDSSTRHLAAKPRGPRWIGGWIFLLALLAAGLGAGLTWETQPLGTSLQTGLACALAIFGIGLAVSAFLGRTGAGSILLAVITAGLLAASSAVPKDIGTEWMRTTWEPASAAQIRPVYDLGTGTGTLDLSEARIPEGETVSTRANVGVGRIHVIVPEGMTVKLSIDVGVGDIQLPGDKQKDVDVAPGKHKETTLLPPAGVKKTGTLDLDLQVGAGQAEVSRATS